Proteins from a single region of Oncorhynchus tshawytscha isolate Ot180627B linkage group LG03, Otsh_v2.0, whole genome shotgun sequence:
- the LOC112246604 gene encoding transmembrane protein 222-like, which produces MAQEADIMINYHGGFEKLDRKNSRYPYCIVWTPIPILSWLLPFIGHMGICTSAGVIRDFAGSYLVSEDNMAFGRPTKYWKLDIDKVCGTGSAAWDKAVHDASEEYKCRPHNLCCDNCHSHVARALNLMRYDNRTTWNMVNLCLQTLIHGRHVSCVSFLKTWLPFLMLTGALVTFILTLNLH; this is translated from the exons ATGGCGCAGGAGGCGGACATAATGATTAATTATCACGGCGGATTCGAAAAATTAGACCGGAAAAACAGCCGTTATCCTTATTGTATCGTTTGGACCCCTATTCCAATACTGTC GTGGTTGCTCCCCTTCATTGGTCACATGGGGATCTGTACTTCTGCAGGCGTGATAAGAGACTTCGCTGGATCGTActtagtgtct GAAGATAATATGGCCTTTGGAAGACCAACAAA GTACTGGAAGCTTGATATTGATAAGGTGTGTGGCACTGGCTCAGCTGCCTGGGACAAAGCAGTGCACGATGCATCGGAGGAGTACAAATGCAGGCCG CACAACCTCTGCTGTGATAACTGCCACTCCCACGTGGCCCGGGCCCTCAACCTCATGCGCTACGACAACAGAACGACCTGGAACATGGTCAACCTATGCCTGCAGACCCTTATCCATGGCAGGCATGTCAG CTGTGTGTCGTTCCTCAAGACCTGGCTGCCCTTCCTCATGCTGACTGGAGCCCTCGTCACCTTTATCCTAACACTCAACCTGCACTGA
- the LOC112246602 gene encoding trophoblast glycoprotein-like: MHTWVIIVLFGALLCALHQCLECPSGCRCFADTRTVKCVSKDLRAIPQDIPGYTRNVIITGNNIFRIGSETFQELKNVTTIILSNNGITEVASHSFSTLSYLRYLDMSCNHLALIHPEALNIPGSPLKELNLSRSLYNYTSLTDLTTALRWGGLGGLLSLDLSGNCLVFLPPGMFSHLPSLQHLLLGNNSLASVYNGTFFGLRRLELLDLTRNSFRVFGSDALGELERLVQAPRILLSHNPYVCTCEIQDFAVWLKSSRAQVGDAEALTCSSPWEFQDRSLQGLGVQVIGCHVTSPPLVRIRDEMGDLSLQTSYVLLGLVLGFVGMVFLFVLYLNRQGIKKWVVETRDACHDVLEGYQHRYEIDTDPRREYLSKDVGVEEKPPTNGSFGQAHSDNRLSQLPTDTCLVQISSDTQVKPGSISVDL, from the exons ATGCATACTTGGGTTATTATTGTACTTTTTGGTGCGCTACTCTGTGCGCTCCACCAGTGCTTGGAATGCCCATCAGGCTGCCGATGCTTTGCTGACACGCGCACAGTGAAATGCGTCTCCAAGGACCTTCGCGCCATACCACAAGATATTCCGGGATACACAAGGAATGTGATCATCACAGGAAATAATATATTCAGAATTGGATCAGAGACGTTTCAAGAACTGAAAAATGTCACCACCATCATTTTGAGCAACAATGG GATCACAGAGGTTGCGTCCCACAGCTTCTCTACCCTTTCTTACCTGCGCTACCTGGACATGAGCTGCAACCATCTGGCTCTCATCCACCCTGAAGCCCTCAACATCCCAGGGAGTCCTCTAAAGGAGCTCAACCTCAGCCGCTCCCTGTATAACTACACCTCACTGACTGATCTCACCACCGCACTGCGCTGGGGAGGCCTAGGAGGGCTGCTCAGCCTAGACCTCTCCGGGAACTGCCTGGTCTTCCTACCCCCAGGGATGTTCTCCCACCTCCCCAGCCTGCAGCACCTCCTCCTGGGTAACAACTCCCTAGCATCAGTCTACAACGGCACCTTCTTTGGCCTGCGCCGCCTGGAGCTGCTCGACCTGACCCGCAACTCTTTCAGGGTGTTCGGAAGCGATGCTCTGGGGGAGCTGGAGAGGCTGGTGCAAGCCCCCCGCATCCTGCTGAGCCACAACCCCTATGTCTGCACATGTGAGATCCAAGACTTTGCCGTGTGGCTCAAGAGCTCCCGGGCTCAGGTGGGGGATGCAGAAGCCCTGACCTGCTCCTCACCCTGGGAGTTTCAGGACAGGTCCCTGCAAGGGCTCGGGGTACAAGTTATTGGATGCCATGTCACTTCACCACCTCTGGTCAGAATCAGAGACGAGATGGGCGACCTCTCCCTGCAGACCTCCTACGTCCTCCTGGGTCTGGTGCTGGGCTTTGTGGGCATGGTCTTCCTCTTTGTGCTCTACCTCAACCGGCAAGGTATTAAAAAGTGGGTGGTGGAGACTCGAGATGCCTGCCATGACGTGTTGGAGGGGTATCAACACCGCTATGAGATCGACACTGACCCACGCCGGGAATACCTCTCAAAAGACGTCGGAGTCGAAGAGAAGCCACCGACAAACGGTAGTTTTGGACAGGCTCACTCAGATAACCGCTTATCACAGCTACCCACTGACACCTGTTTAGTTCAGATCTCCTCAGACACACAGGTCAAGCCAGGCTCCATCTCGGTGGATTTGTGA